The following nucleotide sequence is from Sphingomonas swuensis.
GCCGCGACATCGCTCCCGTCGCGCGGATCGGTCGGGCCCTGCCCGACGGGGTCATGCGCCAGAATGCGGTCGAGGGGCTGGTCGGCGAGGAAATGGCGGCGGCGATTACCGGGCAGAAGCCGGTCGAGCGCGCACTCAGCGACGCCGATCGCCGGGTCAACGAGTTCCTCGCCGAGGTCCAGTAGTCACCCCGCTGCAACATGGGCCCTTCATTCTGGCGCCTAGCCGACACGGCGTCTTGCTCCCCTAAGTCACTAGCGAGTAGCCTCTTGTTTAACAGGGGCGTGCGGGACTTCCTGGCGCCGGAGAGGCCTGGGGAGAGACCATGAACATCAAGACCATTGCGCTCGGCACCGTCGGACTGGCGGCGCTGGCGATCGCCACGCCCGCCTTCGCGCAGGCCCAGCAGCCGGTCGACCCGACCGTCGAGGCGCAGACCAATCCGGCAGATCCGAACGACGGCGCACCCCAGACCGACGATGCGGTCGCCAACCAGGAGGAAGGCGAGGCGATCGTCGTCACCGGCCTTCGCCGCTCGCTCCAGTCGGCGCAGAACATCAAGCGCAACAGCGACCAGATCGTCGACGCCATCGTCGCCGAGGATATCGGCAAGCTGCCCGACGTGACCGCTTCCGCGGCGCTGGCGCGGATCACCGGCGTGCAGGTCAACCGCGCCGCCGCCGAAGCGTCCGACGTGCAGGTGCGCGGCCTGCCCGACATCAGCACCACCTACAACGGCCGCGAAATCTTCACCGCCAACGACCGTTTTGTCGCGATCCAGGACTTCCCGGCCGGCAGCGTCGGCGCACTCGAGGTGTTCAAGTCGTCGACCGCCAACCTCGTCGAGGGCGGTCTCGGCGGGCAGGTCAACGTCCGCTCGCGCAAGCCGTTCGACTTCCAGGGTTTCGAACTGTCCGGCTCGTTCAATGTCGTCGACTTCACCCAGAAGGACGACAAGGACTGGAACGGCAACATCCTCGTCAGCAACCGCTGGAAGATGGGCGACGGAAGCGAATTCGGGCTGCTGGTCAACGCGGCCATGACCAACATCGACTTCCTCGACAGCACGCGAGAATCGACCCAGATCTTCCGCGATCTCGGCGGCGGCCGCTTCATCCCGGACATCAACGGTCTCTTCTACGGAAGCGGCAACCGATATCGCCCCTCGGCCAACTTCGCGGCCGAGTTCCGCCTCAACCCCGACTTCCGCATGTATGTCGACGGCCTGTGGCAGGGCTATCGCGGGCGTGACAGCAACCAGTGGCTGCTCGTTCCGCTGTTCGGCGACACCGCGATCAGCAACGTCGTCGTCGGCTCTGACGGCCGGGTGGATTCCGTGACCGGCACCGGCGGCAACAATCCCGACGGCTATTACGAGTTCGTCAAGCTCAACACCAACACCTACCAGTTCGGCGGCGGCTTCAGCGCCGACCTCGGCGCGGTGCTGTGGACGACCGACATCGCAACCACCGACAGCAAGGTGAAGCGGCGCCAGATCAACGTCGACTATGCGCTCGCGAGCAGCCCGACGCGCAACGTCGACTTCCAGGTCGGCGGGCCGGGCGGACCGGCGTTCGACTTCCTCAACTTCGACACGCTCGATCCCAACAACTATCGCTATCGCGGCCTCTTCCTCAACAATGAGGAGCGTAGCGGCAAGGACCTGCAGGTCCGCTCCGACCTCGAATGGGATACCGGCTTCGCCAACCTTCCCAAGGCGCAGTTCGGAGTCCGCTTCTCCAACCGTAAGGCCGACTTCCAGGGCGGCAGCGATTATCGCGGCTCGCCCTTCCGCTCGTTCGACGACGTCCCGGTGGAGCTCGCCGAGCGGCCGTGCGGCTTCGACTATGAGAATTACCAGGCCGAGACCTGCTTCCTCGGGCCCAAATATGGCAACGTCTTCGGCAACAGCCTTGCGCTTGCCCGCTTCGCCGGCTTCGCGACCGACGACATCGCCTATGATCCGCTGCGCGCCTACGACGCCAAGGAGAAGAGCGCGGCGGTCTACGGCCAGGTCCGCTACGAGTTCGACGCGGGCTTCCCGATCGACGGCCTGATCGGCCTTCGCGCGGTGCACACGGACTCGACGGTGAACGGCGTCCGCCGGACTTTCCCGGGCGACACGCGCACCCCCATCTCGGTCTCGAACAAATATACCGACTTCCTGCCCAACGCGAGCATGCGTCTGCAATTCCGGCGCAACCTGCAGGCGCGTCTGGCTTATACCGAGACCCGCACCCGGGCGAATTTCGCCGACCTCAACCCTGGCTCGACGCTCGACGCGCCGACCGGCGCCTGTGCGATCAGCGGCCCGACCAGCAGCCAGTGCTTCCGCACCGGCGGCGGCGGAAACCCCGACCTGCAGCCGATCAACAGCCGCAACTATGACGCGACGATCGAATATTATTTCGGCCGCCAGGGTCAGCTGAGCGCGGCGATCTTCCGCCGCGAGATCCGCAACTTCATCTTCGGCGGCGTGACCGACATTCCCGAGGGGACCACGGTCAACTTCATCCGCTACTCGAGCCCGGTGAACGGCGGGAAGGGCAAGATCAACGGCCTCGAACTCGCCGCGACGACCTTCTTCGACTACGACTTCCTGCCTCGCTTCGCGCGCGGCTTCGGCGTCCAGGCGAACTACACCTACATCGACGCTTCGACCGAACTGGCGCCGCAGTATTCGAACAACTTCCCGGGCCAGCAGCGCTTCCCGGGCGTGTCCAAGCATGCCGCCAACCTGATCGGTCTCTACGAGCAGGGCCCGCTCTCGGCGCGGCTTGCCTACAACTGGCGTTCGAAGTTCGTTCGCGAATATACCGACAACTTCCAGGGCCAGGCGCCGGTCATCCAGAAGAGCCTCGGCCAGCTCGACTTCTCGGCCAGCTACACGCCGTTCCGCAACGTGACGGTGGCGTTCGACGCGCTCAACCTGCTTGCCGGAAGCCAGCCGATCCGGACCGAGCGCTACAGCCCGTTCGCGCAGCAGACCTTCGACTTCCAGACCAAGTATCTGGAGCGTGTCTACTCGCTCGGCATCCGCTTCCGCTACTGATCAGGAAGCAGGCACTGAAGCGGCCGCTCCCGCCAGTGTGGGGGCGGCCTCTTCGTGTCAGCCGCGCTCGCCGCCGGGCTTGAGCCCCGGGGCGATGGCCGGCGCGCCATTCTCCCAGCCGAACGGGGCGATGTAGAGGAAGCGGCTATCCTGCGACTTGCGGCAGCCGCGGGTGGTCGCCCAGCCGTGGAAGCTGATGAAGGTCCCGCCATTGGCACGGAAGATCGACTGGTGACCGGGCCCGGACAGGCATCCGACCCCGCCGGCATCGCTGTAGCTTTGAAGAATCGGCTTGGGGCCAGCGTCGGTGCAGGGGCCGAGCGGCCCGCTGCAGCGCGCCCAGTTCATCGCATAGGGCGACAGCCGCTGATTGTCGTTCCAGCCATAATAGCCGCCCGAGTAGAGCATGGCATAACCCTCGGGCACGCGGATCATGGTCGGCGCCTCGATCACCTTTTCTTCCCAGGGGTCCTCGTCGGTCATACCGAGATCCCTAGGCTCGCCGGCAAGCTTCGTGCCGTCGGGTGACAGCGCCGCGCCCCACAGCCGGCTGCGCTTGCCGATGCGGTTTCCGTCGGCCTTCCAGTAAAGGTAGAGCTTGCCGTCCTTGTCGCGGAACGGGTTCGCGTCGATCGATCCGCCAAGCTCGAGCTGGCAGACCAGGGGAGCGGCGGAACGGTCGACGAATGGCCCACGCGCGCTCTGGCTGACCGCGACGCCAAGGCACTGCTTGTCCTCCTTGGCGTGGTTGGCGGTGTAATAGAGAAGGTAGTTGGCGCCGACCTTCATCACTTCGGGCGCCCAGGTAAAACCGCGCTTCACCCATGGTGCCAGAGTCGGCATGCCGTCGACGCGCTTGCCCGCGGCGTCCTTGACCGGCTGCCAGGAGACGAGGTCGCTGCTGACCGCCATCGGCAGATTCTCGCCGCTGTTGGTCGCATAGGCGATGTAGCGGCCGGGTGCCTCCTGCATCACGAAGGCGTCGGGAAAATTCTCGCGCAGGACCGGCTCGAACAGGGGATCCTTGGCCAAAGCCAGGGAGGGAAGCGCGACACTCGTCGCCAAGAGCACAGCCACCAACGCCACTCGCCGCACGCTTTTGCTCCTTCGTCTCGCCCGTCAGGGCACCAGCTTCGCCTCGTCGCCGTCGAACGACAGTCCAACGGTCAGCAACGCCCGGAAGACGTTATAGCCTCCGGTGCCGGGATGATAGGCGTGGAAGAACAGCCGCGGCTCGCCCTTGGTGCCGACCGAAACCGAGGCGTGCCCCGGCGCCGACCAGTTGGGGTGCGACTTGAGCAGTGGCTCGGCGGCCTTGCGCCACGGGCCGCTAATAGTCTCGGCGACCGCATAGCCGATGCCGTAGCTCGAACTGGTGAAGTCATTGCCGGCGTAGAACATGAAGTAGCGGCCATCCTGCCGGGTCAGGTACGGGCCCTCAATCAAGTGACCTTCCCAATCGAGGTCATTGGCAAGCAGCAGGTGGCGCTCGCCCTCCAGGCTGCGGCCATCGCTTCCGAGCCTTTGGGCATAGATGGGCGTCGACATGTTCTCGACGATCTCGGCCGCGACCCCGCTCGCCTCGAGCGCCGACTTCACCTTGCGCCAGCTGTCGAGCGCCGCCCGGATCAACGGCTGCATGAGGAAGAAGCGCTCCATCGGGCGGCGGCTATTGGCGAAGGGCTGGACGGCGGCGCAGAAGGCGGCGGTCCGGCGATCCTGCTCGCTGTCGAACAGGCGTGTGATGAGTTCTGGCCGCTCGCGCAGGAGACCCGCCAATGGCCGCGGCCAGAGGCTGTTGCTGTCCTTCTTCCACAGCAGCCACGGCTCGCCCTCCGCATCCACATGGACATGGCTGTCGATCACCGAGCCGGTCAGCAGCGGCGCGCCATTGTCGGTCCATGGACCGGCGGGGTGCGGTGCGCGGGCGAGGCCGATGCTGAGCGTCCGGTCGGCAGCGCGGGCGGTGTAGCTCAGCCAATATTCCTCGCCGACGCGCGCGATCTCGGGTGCCCAGAAGTCGCCCACCTTGAAGCCGGCGGCGGTCCAGCCCGGGGTCCCGCCTTCCTCGAACACGAAGCCCTTGGGATCCCAAGTCTCGAGGTCGCGCGAATGAAGGATGGGGAAGGCGTCGGGCGCATCGTTGCTGGTGGCGACGAGCCACCAGCCGTCGTCGGCCTTCAATACCGCCGGGTCGCCATAGCCCGACAGGATCCGCTCGTTGAGGTTGCCTGTGATGAGCGGCTTCCACGGCGGTTCGGGATAATCCTCGATCGCGCCTTCGACATGATGCGGTCGGCGAGTACCGAAATCGGCGTGGAGGGCGTCATAGAATGCCGCGAACGCCTCGGGTTCGGGGCCCTCGATCCGGTAGGACCGCACTCCGCTTCCGTCGCTTGGCGTGACCAGGAGTTCGAAGCCTTCGCCCTTCTCACGTGGCTCGACGGCGAACGTCATTGGGGGTGCATCGGTCATGGCGAGGGAAGGTAGGGCAGGGTGCTGGCATAACAAGCGGTCGAGCCAAGCTTTCTTTGCCCGGAAGCGACGCCTAGGCTGCTGATGATGCGCTTCTTTTCTCTCGCCGCCGCTTTGGCGCTCACCGCCTGCGCGACCCTGCCGCAACCTGCTCGCTTCCAGAATCCGGTCATCGACCGCGACTTCCCCGACCCGGCGGCGATCCGCGCGGCGGATGGGCACTTCTATGTCTATGCCACCCAGGGCGGCGATCCCATTCGCAACATCCAGATTGCCCGCTCGCGCGACCTGGTGACCTGGGAAGATACCGGCGACGCGCTTCCGGTGAAGCCATCCTGGGCGAGCCGCACGCAGGACTTCTGGGCGCCCGACATCTATCGTCGTGGGCAGACCTACTATCTCTATTATTCGGCCAAGCCCGATGCTGCGCTGAGCGACGACAAGCGCGGCCTCTGCCTTGCGGTGGCGACCGCCAGCAGTCCGCAGGGTCCCTTCACCGACAAGGGGTCGCCACTCCAGTGCGGGGAGAGCTTCGTCAACATCGATCCGCACGCCTTCGACGATCCGGCGACCGGCAAGACCTACCTTTACTGGGGTTCGGGATTCGGCCCGATCAAGGTGCAGGAGCTGGCCTCGGACCGCTTGTCCTTCGCGCCTGGATCAAAGCCCACCGATCTGGTCGATGTCGTCAGGACCGAGAACACGGCCGAGTACCGGCGGCTGGTCGAGGGCGCCTGGGTGATCCTGCGGAATGGCACCTACTACCTCTTCTTCTCGGGCGACAATTGCTGCGGCCCCAAGGCGCATTATGCGGTGATGGTCGCGCGCAGCCGCTCGGCGACGGGGCCGTTCGAGGTGCGCCCGCGCCCGCTTTACCTCGTTCTCGAGGGCAACGCGCAATGGATCGCGCCGGGGCACAACAGCATCGTCACCGACGACGCGGGCGCCGACTGGATCCTCTATCATGGGGTGGACGCGCGCCGGCCGCGTTCGAAGCCGACAGACGACGTCAACACGCGCCGCGTCATGCTGATGGACCGGATCGTCTGGCGCGACGGATGGCCGGAGATTGCCGGCAAGAGCCCGGGCAGCGGTCCGCAGCCCGGTCCCACGATCAGACGGTAATCGCCTCCACCGTCTCGCGCCGGGCGACCAGCATCGCGTCGGCGACGAGACGGAGCGGCTCGACATCGACCAGGCTCTGTCGTTCGTCGATCAGCCGTGCGAACGTCGCATAGAGGTCGGGATATTCTCCGACACTGGTGCCGGGAACCTCGTCTCCATTGAGCAGGAGCCGCGCGCCGCCGTCGAGGAGCTTCAAAGTCGCGCCGTCGCCGGTCTCGATCTCGACCGTCCACTCCTCCCCGTCGGTCTTGCGCCAGTCGAGGCTGGCGGTGAGCGGCCCATCGCCTGCCGGGCTGGTGAAGGCGAGGTCGGCGGCGATCGGCGTGTGCGCGTTGGCGGGGAAGAAGAGCGTCGCGCTCTGCACGAACAAGGGTGCAGGCAGGATCGCAGTGGCAACCGAGAAGGCGTTGATGCCCGGGTCGAATACGCCGAAGCCGCCCGGTTCGAAGACCCACTGCTGGCCGGGGTGCCACTTGTGCACATCCTCGTGCCAGGTGATCCGCATGGAGCGAATTCGCTGTCCCGCCAGCAGCTTTCTCGCGGAGGCGACGCCCGCATTGTGCTGCGCGTGCCAGGTGGTGAATAGCGTCGTGCCCTTGGCGTCGGCCAGGCGGCGCAGTTCCTCGACCTCGCCGAGCGTCGCGCAGGGTGGCTTCTCGAGCAGGAGGTGAAGCCCGCGCGCGATGCAGTCGCGAGCGATCTCGAAGCGCGGCCCGGGCGGGGTGGTGATCGCTGCCGCGTCGAGCGCGATATTAGAGGCGAGCAGCTCGGCGGTGTCGGTGAAGTTCGGCGCCGGACCCTTGCCCTGGCGGCTGACGCTCGCGGCGACCTCGAACCGACCGCTTCCCTCGATTGCCGGGACATGCTGGTCCTCGGCGATCTTTCCGAAGCCGATGATGGCGGTGCGGATCGGCTTCACTTGGCGACGCCCGCGACATAGGCCTGGGCCCGCGCATGCACTTCGTCGGCGCTTCGTCCCGGCGCGTAGAGACCCGAGCCGAGCCCGAAGCCATTCGCTCCCGCTTCGAGCCACGGACGCATGTTGTCGGGCTGAATGCCGCCGACAGCGAGGATCGGCACTGCCTTGGGCAGGACCGCCCGCTGCGCCTTGAGGAACGCGGGCGACGCCCCCTCTGCCGGGAACAGCTTCAGCGCCTGCGCGCCCGCCTCGAGCGCGACGAAGGCTTCGGACGGGGTGAAATAGCCGGGTGCCGCGACCAGTCCGGCATCGACCGCGGCGGCGATGACCTTGGCGTCGGTGTTGGGCGCGACGATCAGCCGCCCGCCCGAATCCATCACCCTCGCGACGCTCAGCGGGTCGAGCACCGTTCCTCCGCCAACCAGCGCGCGATCGCCGATTGCATCGGCCAGTGCCCGGATCGAGTTGAACGGATCGGGGCTGTTGAGCGGCACCTCGATGATCCGGATGCCCGCCGCGAGGATCGCCTGACCGACCGCGACGACCTCGTCCGGGGTCACTCCGCGGATGATTGCGACCAGCGGGCATTCGGCAAGGTAGGTGGTGAACTCCTGTTCCGCGGTCATGACAGTCGCTCCACGATGGCTTGCGCGCCGGCGAGGAAGGCGGCTTCGCCGTCCACCTCGTGATTGGGCCGCCCGACCTGGGTCAGCGCGGCGGAGAACAGGCGGGTGAGGGCCCCGCGACCCATCACCGTCACCTCGCCCTCACCGGGCATGCCCTTGAGCCCGGTGCGGATGTCGGCACCGATCAGCAGTCCGCTGACGAAACTCGATACTTCCTCCTCGGCAAGGCTGCCGAGCAGCACCCGGGCGCGGACGGTGAACAGATCGGCGGTGAGCGCCCGACCCTCCATGCCGCGCGCAACCCCTTCGGCAAAGACCTCGCCCGGGCTCGCCTCGTGGTCGAGCCAGGCCTTGAGCAGGCTCTGCTGCCTCAGAATCGAGAACATCTCGCCGGTCATCACCGTGCGGAAGCGGGTCAGCCGGCCGCCTTCCATCAGCGCCCACTTGTTGTGCGTGCCGGGATGGCAGACGAGTGCGTCGGGCGGGCACAGGCCGGCGTGGACCGCGCCGAAGAATTGCGTCTCTTCGCCGCGGATGACGTCGCCGCGCAGGCCGTCGACGAAGGAGGCGCCGGGAACGACGAAGGCGCGCTCTCCCGGCACCTCGACCAGCGACCTTGCCAGCGTGTCGAGGTCGAGCGGGCAGGGGAGATATGGGGCGGGAACCCAGCCGCCGCGCGCCCCGACCATGCCGGCCATCAGCAAGGGAAGGTCGCCGAGCCGTTCGCGGATCGTGGCGACCGCCGCTGGAAAGCCGCCGGCGGGAACGCTGGTGAAGCCGAGGTCGTCGGCGAACTCATCCTCGACCGTGCCGCCAGTGACCCGCCAAGCGCGCCGGTTGGTCGTGCCCCAGTCGACCGCGATATACCCTTGTGTCCACATCGGCCCGCTCATGCCAAGAAAAGCGACGAAGCGCGACAAGGGTCCTACCCATGTGCGCCTGGCTCGTTATTTTGCGCGACCCATGGACATCATCTGCCTTGCCGACGTGAAGGCCGTGCTTGGCGAAGGGCCGACCTGGGACGCCGATGCCCAGTCGCTGACTTTCGTCGACATCAAGGGACGCCGAGCCTTTCGCTGGCGTGAGGATGCGGGGCTGGAGGAATTCGCGACACCCTTCCGCCTCGGCAGCCTGATCCCGCGTGCATCGGGCGGCTACATCGCCGGCACGGACCGCGGCCTGGTGCATGTGAATCTCGACCATGGCCGGTTCGAATTGCTGTTCGACCCCGAAGAAGATCGCGAGACCAACCGCTTCAACGACGCCAAGGTCGATCGCTTCGGCCGGTTGTTCGCGGGGACGATGGACGACGAGGAGAAAGCTGCCAGCGGCGCCTTCTACCGGATCGAGCGCTCGCTTACCTGCACCCGGGTCGAGGATGGCTACAGGGTCACCAACGGCCCGGCGTTCAGCCCCGACAACAAGGTCATGTACGCCAATGACAGCGCGCTACAGACCACCTTCCGCTACGACCTCGCGCCCGACGGGACCCCGGTCAACCGCCGGGTCCTCGCCCGCTACGAGGAAGGCGAGGGCTATCCCGACGGAATGACCGTCGATGCCGAGGGCTGCCTGTGGATCGCCTTCTGGGATGGCTGGTGCCTGCGTCGCCTGTCGCCCGAGGGCGAGCGGCTGTCCGAACTCCGGCTGCCGGTTCAGCGCCCGACCAGCTGCACCTTTGGCGGCCCCTCGCTCGACCGCCTGTTCGTGACCTCGGCCCGCATCGGGCTCGAAGAAGAGGCGCTCGCCACGCAACCAAATGCCGGTGGACTCTTTGTCCTCACGCCCGGTGTCGCCGGCATCGCCGATCGGCCGTTTGCCGGCTGACCGGCCCGCTTTCCAGAGTACGCCGCCCAAGGAGGCCATTATCGCCAATTTCATGTTCGCCACGGGAATCGAGAACAGCATTCCCACCATCAACGGCGGTCGAACCCGGGTCGATCAGATGGAGGCTTCCAACTTCTACAATCGGTGGAAGGAGGATTTCGACTGCGTCGAGGACATCGGCATCGAATATCTCCGCTACGGCCCGCCGCTGCACAAGACCTTCCTCGGGCCGGGCAAGTACGACTGGGAATTCGCCGACCTTACGCTGAACGAGCTCAAGCGGCGCGAGATCACCCCGATCGTCGACCTCTGCCATTTCGGGGTCCCCGACTGGATCGGCAACTTCCAGAACCCCGACTTCAGCCAGCAATTCGCCAACTACGCCGCCGACTTTGCCGAGCGCTACCCCTGGGTGCAGCTTTACACCCCGGTGAACGAGATGTTCATCTGCGCCGCCTTCAGCGCAAAGTACGGCTGGTGGAACGAGCAGCTGCGCACCGACCAGGGCTTCGTCACCGCGATTAAGCACATCGTGAAGGCGAATGTGCTGGCGATGATCGAGATCCTGAAGCGCCGCCCCGACGCCATCTTCATCCAGTCGGAATCGTCAGAATATTTCCATGCCGACAGCCCGGCCGCCATCGGTCCGGCCGAGGTGCTCAACAGCCGCCGCTTCCTGACGCTCGACCTCAATTACGGTCGCCGGGTCGACAGCGAGATGTACGAATATCTGCTCGATAACGGGATGACGAAGGAGGAGTATCACTTCTTCCTCCACAATCGGCTGAAGCAGCACTGTATCCTCGGCAACGACTATTACCGGACCAACGAGCATCGGGTGCACGCCGACGGGCGAACCGAGGCGGCTGGCGAGGTGTTCGGCTATTCGGAGATCACTCGCCAGTATCACAGCCGCTACGGGCTGCCGATCATGCACACCGAGACCAACATGCGCGAGGGCCCCACCGGTCAGGAAGCGGTGCAATGGCTGTGGAAGGAATGGGCCAACGTCCTGCGCCTGCGCAACGTCGGAATCCCGACCGTCGGCTTCACCTGGTATTCGCTCACCGATCAGGTCGACTGGGACACCGCGCTTCGCGAGCAGAACGGCAACGTCAATCCGCTCGGCCTCTATGACCTCGACCGCAACATCCGCAACGTCGGCCGCGCCTACAAGCAGCTGATCAAGGACTGGCGCGACGTCCTTCCCGCGTCTTCGGTGTGCCTTGCGGTGCCAGTCAAGCCGATCGGCCAGGATTGCTGGCCGCCGATCGGCAACAGCGTTCCGAACCAGGCCGAGATCAAGGGGCTGGCGATCAGCGATGGCGGACAGCACAGCACGGAGGCCGCGTGATGGGCCTGCCCGAGCTCAAGATCGGCAAGATCGAGACCTTCCTCGTTCCCCCGCGCTGGCTGTTCGTCAGGGTCGAGACGGTCGACGGCGCGCACGGCTGGGGGGAAGCGAGCCTCGAGGGGCATGCCGAGGCGGTCAACGGCGCCTTCGAAGCAATCCGCGACCGCTTTCTCGGCCACGACGCGCGGCGCATCGAGGACATCTGGCAGATCGCCTATCGCGGCGGCTTCTACCGCGGCGGCGCCGTGCTGATGAGCGCGCTGTCTGGGCTCGACCAGGCCTTGTGGGACCTCAAGGGCCGCGCCGCCGGGCTTCCCGCATGGGAGCTGATGGGCGGCCGGGTCCGGGACCGGATCCGCGCCTACGCCTGGATCGGCGGCGATCGCCCGCACGAGATCGCCGATGCGGCCCGCGCCCGCAAGGATCAGGGCTTCTCCGCGGTCAAGATGAACGCCACTGCCGAACTCGACTGGATCGGCACGCCCAGATTGTTCGACGACGTCATCCACCGGGTCGAGGCGGCGCAGGCTGCGGGCATGGACGTCGGCCTCGATTTCCATGGCCGGGTCCACCGAACGATGGCCAAGCAACTCGCCAAGGTGCTCGAGCCGCTCGGGCTTTTGTTCATCGAGGAGCCGCTGCTGAGCGAGAATCCGGAAGGGCTCGCCGACATCGCGGCGCTGGTCTCGACCCCTATCGCGCTTGGCGAGCGGCTCTATTCGCGGTGGGACTTCAAACCCTTCTTCGAGCGCGGCGCGGTCGACATCATCCAGCCCGACCTCAGCCATGCCGGCGGGATCAGCGAATGCCGCCGGATCGCGGCGATGGCCGAGGCCTATGACGTCGCGGTCGCGCCGCACTGTCCGCTGGGCCCGCTGGCGCTCGCCGCCTGCCTCCAGCTCGCCGCGACCGCGCCCAATGTCGCCATCCAGGAGATGAGCCTCGGCATCCATTACAATGTCGGGCACGACCTGTTGAACTTCATCACCGACCCTGAGGTCCTGACCCCGGTCGACGGCTTCCTCGCCATTCCCGAGGGGCCGGGACTGGGAATCGAGATTGACGAGGTCGCCGTGCGCGAAGTCGCCAAGGAAGGCCACCGCTGGCGCAATCCCATCTGGCGCCACAAGGACGGCAGCTTCGCCGAGTGGTGAGTTAGGATCCTCCCTGCCGCGCAGCGGTGGGGAGGAGGACCGCCGCCGAAGGCGGTGGTGAAGGAGCCTGCGAAGATTGGCTCGCCCCTCCGTCAGCGCTTCGCGCTGCCACCTCCCCATCGCTGCGCGACAGGGAGGTTCGGCGACCGTCAGGCCGCCTTACGCTTTCCCGTCGGCCGGTCCTGTTCGTAGGGCACGCCGTCGAGCTTGGCGGCGAGCGCCGCAATCTCCTCGCCGGCGCGACGGTCGGCGCTGTACTTGAGGTCCGCGGCCTGCTCTTCCGCGGTCAGTTCGCGCCAGTAGCTGATCGACAGGCGGCGGCCGAACACGTCGTCGCCGCGCATCTTCATCGACGGCTCGGCCGATTCGGGCAGGCTGTCGCGGATCGCGATCAAGGTGGTGATAAGGCGGTCGAGCGAGGTGTAGTCGCTGACTTCGACATAGTCCTTCACACGCGTACG
It contains:
- a CDS encoding family 1 glycosylhydrolase, whose amino-acid sequence is MFATGIENSIPTINGGRTRVDQMEASNFYNRWKEDFDCVEDIGIEYLRYGPPLHKTFLGPGKYDWEFADLTLNELKRREITPIVDLCHFGVPDWIGNFQNPDFSQQFANYAADFAERYPWVQLYTPVNEMFICAAFSAKYGWWNEQLRTDQGFVTAIKHIVKANVLAMIEILKRRPDAIFIQSESSEYFHADSPAAIGPAEVLNSRRFLTLDLNYGRRVDSEMYEYLLDNGMTKEEYHFFLHNRLKQHCILGNDYYRTNEHRVHADGRTEAAGEVFGYSEITRQYHSRYGLPIMHTETNMREGPTGQEAVQWLWKEWANVLRLRNVGIPTVGFTWYSLTDQVDWDTALREQNGNVNPLGLYDLDRNIRNVGRAYKQLIKDWRDVLPASSVCLAVPVKPIGQDCWPPIGNSVPNQAEIKGLAISDGGQHSTEAA
- a CDS encoding SMP-30/gluconolactonase/LRE family protein produces the protein MDIICLADVKAVLGEGPTWDADAQSLTFVDIKGRRAFRWREDAGLEEFATPFRLGSLIPRASGGYIAGTDRGLVHVNLDHGRFELLFDPEEDRETNRFNDAKVDRFGRLFAGTMDDEEKAASGAFYRIERSLTCTRVEDGYRVTNGPAFSPDNKVMYANDSALQTTFRYDLAPDGTPVNRRVLARYEEGEGYPDGMTVDAEGCLWIAFWDGWCLRRLSPEGERLSELRLPVQRPTSCTFGGPSLDRLFVTSARIGLEEEALATQPNAGGLFVLTPGVAGIADRPFAG
- a CDS encoding 2-dehydro-3-deoxygalactonokinase, coding for MWTQGYIAVDWGTTNRRAWRVTGGTVEDEFADDLGFTSVPAGGFPAAVATIRERLGDLPLLMAGMVGARGGWVPAPYLPCPLDLDTLARSLVEVPGERAFVVPGASFVDGLRGDVIRGEETQFFGAVHAGLCPPDALVCHPGTHNKWALMEGGRLTRFRTVMTGEMFSILRQQSLLKAWLDHEASPGEVFAEGVARGMEGRALTADLFTVRARVLLGSLAEEEVSSFVSGLLIGADIRTGLKGMPGEGEVTVMGRGALTRLFSAALTQVGRPNHEVDGEAAFLAGAQAIVERLS
- the dgoD gene encoding galactonate dehydratase; its protein translation is MGLPELKIGKIETFLVPPRWLFVRVETVDGAHGWGEASLEGHAEAVNGAFEAIRDRFLGHDARRIEDIWQIAYRGGFYRGGAVLMSALSGLDQALWDLKGRAAGLPAWELMGGRVRDRIRAYAWIGGDRPHEIADAARARKDQGFSAVKMNATAELDWIGTPRLFDDVIHRVEAAQAAGMDVGLDFHGRVHRTMAKQLAKVLEPLGLLFIEEPLLSENPEGLADIAALVSTPIALGERLYSRWDFKPFFERGAVDIIQPDLSHAGGISECRRIAAMAEAYDVAVAPHCPLGPLALAACLQLAATAPNVAIQEMSLGIHYNVGHDLLNFITDPEVLTPVDGFLAIPEGPGLGIEIDEVAVREVAKEGHRWRNPIWRHKDGSFAEW